One Notolabrus celidotus isolate fNotCel1 chromosome 18, fNotCel1.pri, whole genome shotgun sequence DNA window includes the following coding sequences:
- the LOC117830280 gene encoding WAP, Kazal, immunoglobulin, Kunitz and NTR domain-containing protein 2-like — MWWMLFPRWIWFLACVSLWMEIQVGVLPQINYSHAGICPNDMNPNLWVDAMSTCTRECESDQECEPFEKCCQNVCGNRSCVAARYVDGTKAPMGMPKEATCASFMCTQQGSECDIWDGQPVCKCRDRCEREPHFTCASDGMTYYNKCYMDAEACSKGITLSVVTCRFHLTWPNTSPSLPQATTLRPTTAPLQATIPPPTEPQPPVLVSSPTHQTVNIGDTASFLCDVTGRPRPEITWEKQQPEGTERVVMKPNHVRGNMVVTNIGQLVIYNAQPQDSGVYSCMAQNPSGTVKSNHPLTVLPTDPPKTLEPKNITRCLPEECLKPPDTSEDCGSELEKVSWYYEPKTNNCFSFTHCHSNNNSQQPRKVFDTYEECMQCCGPELSGPCGLPSLQGSCKAYEPRWAYSSTLRQCQSFIYGGCDGNDNNFESKEACEEMCPYPQNHHCKACKPRGKMVTSFCRSDFVILGRMTELAEEKDSGHALVTVEEILKDEKMGLRFFGKEPLEVTFQNMDWNCPCPNITGAAAEGQVIIMGNVNDGMAVLQPESYVGASSPRRVRKLREVISKNTCDILKAITNSPQ; from the exons ATGTGGTGGATGCTGTTTCCACGCTGGATCTGGTTCCTGGCGTGCGTGTCGCTATGGATGGAGATCCAGGTCGGAGTTCTGCCCCAGATCAACTATTCACACGCGGGGATCTGCCCCAATGACATGAACCCAAACCTGTGGGTGGATGCAATGAGCACCTGCACTCGAGAATGCGAATCTGATCAG gAGTGTGAGCCTTTTGAAAAGTGTTGTCAGAATGTGTGTGGGAATAGGAGCTGTGTGGCCGCCCGCTATGTGGATGGGACTAAAGCCCCAATGGGAATGCCCAAAGAGGCCACCTGTGCCAGTTTTATGTGCACCCAGCAGGGGTCTGAGTGTGACATCTGGGACGGCCAGCCGGTGTGTAAATGCAGAGACCGCTGTGAGAGGGAGCCGCACTTCACCTGCGCCTCTGATGGCATGACCTACTACAACAAGTGTTACATGGATGCAGAGGCGTGCTCCAAGGGCATCACCCTGTCTGTTGTCACCTGCCGCTTCCACCTCACCTGGCCCAACACCAGCCCCTCGCTGCCCCAGGCGACCACTCTCCGTCCCACCACGGCTCCCCTGCAGGCAACTATCCCACCTCCTACTGAGCCGCAGCCTCCCGTGCTGGTCAGCAGCCCCACTCACCAGACTGTTAATATTGGCGACACAGCCAGCTTCCTGTGTGACGTGACAGGTCGTCCACGGCCGGAGATCACCTGGGAGAAGCAGCAGCCAGAGGGAACAGAGCGGGTGGTCATGAAGCCTAACCATGTCCGAGGGAACATGGTGGTCACTAACATCGGACAGCTGGTCATATACAACGCCCAGCCTCAAGACTCAGGTGTCTACTCCTGCATGGCTCAGAACCCATCCGGCACAGTAAAGTCCAACCACCCCCTCACTGTGCTGCCCACAGACCCACCCAAGACCCTAGAGCCCAAGAATATCACCCGCTGCCTGCCTGAAGAGTGTCTGAAGCCCCCTGACACTTCAGAGGACTGTGGGAGCGAGCTGGAGAAAGTCAGCTGGTACTATGagcccaaaacaaacaactgcTTCTCCTTCACCCACTgccacagcaacaacaacagtcaGCAGCCCAGGAAGGTGTTCGACACATACGAAGAGTGTATGCAGTGCTGCGGCCCTGAGCTGTCAGGCCCCTGCGGACTACCCAGCCTGCAGGGCTCATGTAAGGCATACGAGCCCCGCTGGGCGTACAGCAGCACCCTGCGGCAGTGTCAGTCCTTCATCTACGGAGGATGTGACGGCAACGACAACAACTTTGAATCCAAAGAAGCCTGCGAGGAGATGTGCCCTTACCCCCAAAACCACCACTGCAAGGCCTGCAAGCCCAGGGGCAAGATGGTGACAAGCTTCTGCCGGAGCGACTTTGTCATCCTGGGTCGTATGACTGAGCTCGCAGAGGAGAAGGACTCTGGCCACGCCCTCGTGACGGTGGAAGAAATCCTCAAGGATGAAAAGATGGGGCTCCGCTTCTTTGGCAAGGAGCCCTTAGAGGTGACCTTCCAGAACATGGACTGGAACTGCCCATGCCCAAACATCACAGGCGCAGCCGCAGAGGGTCAGGTcatcatcatgggcaacgtgaatGACGGCATGGCTGTCCTTCAACCAGAGAGCTATGTGGGGGCGTCCAGCCCTCGCCGTGTACGGAAGCTGCGAGAGGTCATCTCCAAAAACACGTGTGATATCCTGAAAGCGATCACTAACAGCCCTCAGTAG